In the genome of Arthrobacter sp. D5-1, one region contains:
- a CDS encoding recombinase family protein, producing the protein MNQRSSRRRRHPPPEGPRRPGQSVELECPCKQRIQRFLEYAAEGDTVVVWRVDRLGRSLIDVLNTVNPQRERGVQVRFISEGIDPATSTVG; encoded by the coding sequence ATCAATCAAAGAAGTAGCCGACGACGCCGGCACCCGCCTCCGGAAGGCCCTCGCCGACCTGGGCAAAGCGTCGAATTAGAGTGTCCTTGCAAACAACGGATCCAGAGGTTCCTCGAGTATGCCGCGGAGGGCGACACTGTCGTTGTTTGGCGGGTCGATCGGCTGGGCCGGTCATTGATCGACGTACTGAACACCGTGAACCCGCAGAGGGAACGCGGCGTCCAGGTCCGATTCATCTCAGAAGGTATTGACCCGGCAACCTCGACGGTCGGCTGA
- a CDS encoding DUF302 domain-containing protein: MTYTLSTTTALPWAEALESTRKALSDQGFGILTEINVRSTFETKLGVEAADAVGNYVILGACNPALASRALAAEPEIGALLPCNVVVRRNKDADVTTVEAIDPQTMVQLSAAPSIKEVADDAGTRLRKALADLGKASN; encoded by the coding sequence ATGACGTACACACTCAGCACGACCACCGCTCTTCCGTGGGCCGAAGCCCTGGAAAGTACCCGGAAGGCCCTGTCGGACCAGGGCTTCGGGATCCTCACGGAGATCAACGTCCGCTCCACCTTCGAAACCAAGCTAGGTGTCGAAGCGGCTGACGCTGTCGGTAACTACGTCATCCTCGGCGCCTGCAACCCTGCCCTCGCCAGCCGCGCCCTCGCCGCCGAGCCGGAAATCGGTGCGCTGCTGCCATGCAATGTGGTGGTGCGCCGGAACAAGGATGCAGACGTGACCACAGTGGAAGCCATCGACCCTCAGACCATGGTCCAGCTCAGCGCCGCCCCATCAATCAAAGAAGTAGCCGACGACGCCGGCACCCGCCTCCGGAAGGCCCTCGCCGACCTGGGCAAAGCGTCGAATTAG
- a CDS encoding metal-sensitive transcriptional regulator, with translation MELNPSELTPVINRLKRAQGQLAAVTRMLEEGRDCKDVVTQLAAVSKALDRAGFAIIATGLEQCIVQKDATMDKKDLEKLFLSLA, from the coding sequence GTGGAACTCAATCCCTCAGAACTCACCCCTGTCATCAATCGTCTGAAGCGAGCCCAGGGCCAGTTGGCCGCTGTCACCCGCATGCTTGAAGAAGGCCGGGACTGCAAGGACGTCGTCACTCAGCTTGCCGCCGTATCGAAGGCGCTGGACCGGGCCGGGTTCGCCATCATCGCCACGGGCCTTGAGCAGTGCATAGTCCAAAAAGACGCAACGATGGACAAGAAGGACCTGGAAAAGCTTTTCCTCTCCCTCGCCTGA
- a CDS encoding rhodanese-like domain-containing protein, producing MTPPSTAPAVTALAPETLTSWFKEHQDLVVIDVRSAAEFESLRIRGSYNVPLPLLSEHTDELAARLGPRVVLVCQSGVRAEQARQRLAKAGIDTAYVLSGGTPGFAAAGGDVVKGNDRWDLERQVRLAAGSLVMLGLAGGKFVSPKVRMLAGAIGTGLTFSAATNTCAMGKALSAMPWNKAAKEPTRESAFLQLPVPAQQDAAA from the coding sequence ATGACTCCCCCTTCCACGGCGCCGGCCGTCACCGCACTCGCCCCTGAAACCCTCACGTCCTGGTTCAAAGAGCACCAGGACCTCGTGGTGATCGATGTCCGCTCCGCCGCCGAGTTCGAGTCCCTGCGCATCCGCGGCTCCTACAATGTGCCGCTGCCGCTTTTGTCCGAGCACACCGATGAACTCGCCGCCCGGCTGGGTCCCCGCGTTGTGCTTGTCTGCCAGTCCGGCGTGCGCGCCGAGCAGGCCCGCCAGCGCCTTGCCAAGGCCGGGATCGACACCGCCTATGTTCTGAGCGGCGGCACACCCGGCTTCGCCGCTGCTGGAGGCGACGTGGTCAAGGGCAACGACCGCTGGGACCTGGAGCGCCAGGTCCGCCTGGCCGCCGGTTCACTGGTAATGCTGGGTCTGGCAGGCGGCAAGTTTGTCTCCCCCAAGGTCCGGATGCTCGCCGGCGCCATCGGCACAGGTCTGACCTTCTCGGCCGCGACCAACACCTGCGCCATGGGTAAGGCCCTTTCGGCCATGCCGTGGAACAAGGCTGCCAAGGAGCCCACCCGCGAAAGCGCCTTCCTGCAGCTTCCCGTTCCGGCCCAACAGGACGCCGCGGCATGA
- a CDS encoding sulfite exporter TauE/SafE family protein, with protein MIPALGLGLVVGIVLGVVGGGGSIIAVPALVYGVGMSPVQAIPTSLLVVGISSLAALFPRIREGLNWPVITLVGAAGIPAAWAGAAVGKLLDPNVLMLAFAVIMVAAGVRMLSKPREIEGICSTGPNRAFRSCAPKAVGVGLLVGFLTGLLGVGGGFLITPALTIFLGLRMKQAVGTSLAIIVINSAAGFSAHAAGYTIDWATTLAFAVPAILGSIVAARLARRLHDKHIRISFAVLIFAVAAWVTASTVTA; from the coding sequence ATGATCCCGGCCCTGGGTCTAGGGCTTGTCGTCGGAATCGTCCTGGGTGTGGTGGGTGGCGGTGGCTCCATCATTGCCGTTCCTGCGCTGGTGTACGGCGTGGGCATGAGCCCCGTCCAGGCCATCCCGACGTCGCTGCTGGTGGTGGGCATTTCGTCGCTGGCAGCGCTGTTTCCCCGGATCCGGGAGGGCCTGAACTGGCCCGTCATCACACTGGTAGGGGCCGCCGGCATTCCGGCGGCCTGGGCCGGCGCGGCCGTCGGCAAACTCCTGGATCCGAACGTCCTGATGCTGGCGTTTGCCGTAATCATGGTGGCCGCGGGCGTCCGGATGCTGAGCAAACCGCGCGAAATCGAGGGAATCTGCAGCACGGGACCCAACCGGGCTTTCCGGTCCTGCGCCCCGAAGGCGGTGGGCGTTGGACTGCTCGTCGGATTCCTCACCGGGCTGCTTGGCGTGGGCGGCGGCTTCCTCATCACCCCCGCGCTGACCATCTTCCTGGGCCTGCGCATGAAACAGGCCGTCGGAACGTCGCTGGCGATCATCGTCATCAACTCCGCAGCCGGATTCAGCGCTCACGCCGCCGGCTACACCATCGACTGGGCCACCACCCTGGCGTTCGCGGTCCCGGCCATCCTGGGATCCATCGTCGCGGCACGGCTTGCCCGCCGCCTGCACGACAAGCACATCCGCATCTCATTCGCGGTACTCATCTTCGCCGTCGCGGCGTGGGTCACCGCCAGCACCGTCACCGCCTGA
- a CDS encoding rhodanese-like domain-containing protein has protein sequence MGLIESLKKAFSKPYTTVSIAQAKELLGSGATLIDVRSTREWRTGRAPQAKHVPLDRLQVSTAGIQKSRPVIAICASGVRSASAAKLLAAKGYHAYSVRGGMAAWRQAGEPVR, from the coding sequence ATGGGACTGATCGAATCGCTGAAGAAGGCCTTCAGCAAGCCCTACACAACGGTCTCCATTGCACAGGCCAAGGAACTCCTGGGTTCCGGCGCCACACTCATCGACGTCAGGTCCACCCGGGAATGGCGGACCGGCCGGGCACCGCAGGCCAAGCACGTCCCCCTGGACAGACTGCAGGTCAGTACCGCGGGGATCCAGAAGTCCCGCCCCGTGATCGCCATCTGCGCCTCGGGAGTGCGGTCCGCCTCTGCCGCCAAACTCCTCGCCGCGAAGGGCTACCACGCCTACTCGGTGCGTGGAGGCATGGCCGCCTGGCGCCAAGCCGGCGAACCCGTCCGCTAG
- a CDS encoding rhodanese-like domain-containing protein, translating to MAEITITETAQRRSTARILDVREDFEVAEAMIPGALHIPMGQLQARLSELDPAVPIIAVCRSGNRSARVADALNDAGFSADTMAGGMIAWTRAGLPTT from the coding sequence ATGGCTGAAATCACCATCACCGAAACCGCGCAGCGCCGCTCCACCGCTCGGATCCTGGACGTCCGCGAGGACTTCGAAGTCGCCGAGGCAATGATCCCGGGCGCCCTGCACATCCCCATGGGCCAGCTGCAGGCACGCCTGTCCGAATTGGACCCTGCCGTCCCCATCATTGCAGTCTGCCGGAGCGGAAACCGTTCAGCCCGCGTCGCCGACGCCCTCAACGATGCCGGTTTTTCGGCAGACACCATGGCCGGCGGCATGATCGCCTGGACCCGCGCCGGACTCCCCACCACCTGA
- a CDS encoding MBL fold metallo-hydrolase: MLIERIYDEDLAQASYLIGCQANGTAVVVDGRRDIAVYQELAAKNGMKISAVTETHIHADYLSGTRELAAATGAKIYVSGEGGPDWQYEFDGERLYDGDTITIGNISIQAVHTPGHTPEHLSFLVTDGAFSDQPGYLLSGDFVFSGDLGRPDLLDEAAGGIDTRFEGAKQLFASLRDKFLTLPDYVQVHPAHGAGSACGKALGAIPSSTVGYERLYSWWGPYLAANDEQGFIDELLDGQPDAHAYFGRMKRENREGPVVMGERTPLPELATGILAAGLAEDTLTFIDTRSNSEVHEGTVARSLNVPAAKAVASYGAWVVNPETDKNPLVLLAQDQEQAMDMWDHLVRVGIDNIAGYVTSIEGLPMTTPKLIQPEELQGFDAAMVVDVRNRSEHIAGNIPGSYQLSGGRVMWHLDKIPTDGTIVTYCQSGVRNSVAASALRRAGYDVVELAGSYAAWIAQQNSVATA; encoded by the coding sequence ATGCTTATCGAGCGTATTTACGATGAAGACCTCGCCCAGGCCAGCTACCTGATCGGCTGCCAAGCCAACGGCACCGCCGTGGTTGTCGACGGCCGCCGCGACATCGCCGTCTACCAGGAACTGGCCGCGAAGAACGGCATGAAGATCAGTGCCGTTACTGAAACCCACATCCACGCCGACTACCTTTCCGGCACCCGCGAACTCGCCGCCGCCACCGGCGCGAAGATCTACGTCTCCGGCGAGGGCGGCCCGGACTGGCAGTACGAATTCGACGGCGAACGCCTCTACGACGGCGACACGATCACCATCGGCAACATCAGCATCCAGGCCGTGCACACCCCGGGCCACACCCCCGAGCACCTGTCCTTCCTGGTCACCGACGGCGCGTTCAGTGACCAGCCCGGCTACCTGCTCTCCGGGGACTTCGTCTTCTCCGGAGATCTCGGCCGGCCGGACCTGCTGGACGAGGCAGCCGGCGGCATCGACACCCGCTTCGAAGGTGCAAAGCAGCTCTTCGCCAGTCTGCGGGACAAGTTCCTGACTCTGCCGGACTACGTGCAGGTCCACCCCGCTCACGGTGCCGGCAGTGCCTGCGGCAAGGCCCTGGGCGCCATCCCGTCCTCCACCGTGGGCTACGAGCGGCTCTACTCCTGGTGGGGGCCGTACCTCGCCGCGAATGACGAACAGGGCTTCATCGATGAGCTCCTCGACGGCCAGCCCGACGCGCACGCCTACTTCGGCCGGATGAAGCGGGAAAACCGTGAAGGTCCCGTCGTGATGGGTGAGCGCACGCCGCTGCCCGAACTCGCAACCGGCATCCTCGCTGCAGGCCTGGCAGAGGACACCCTGACCTTCATCGACACCCGCTCCAACAGTGAGGTCCACGAAGGCACCGTAGCCCGTTCCCTGAACGTGCCGGCAGCCAAGGCCGTGGCCAGCTACGGCGCCTGGGTAGTGAACCCGGAGACGGATAAGAACCCGCTGGTACTGCTGGCACAGGACCAGGAACAAGCTATGGACATGTGGGACCACCTGGTCCGGGTCGGCATCGACAACATCGCCGGTTACGTCACCAGCATCGAAGGGCTCCCGATGACTACGCCGAAGCTGATCCAGCCAGAAGAGCTTCAGGGTTTTGACGCCGCCATGGTCGTGGACGTCCGCAACCGCAGCGAACACATCGCCGGAAACATCCCGGGCTCGTACCAGCTCAGCGGTGGCCGTGTCATGTGGCACCTGGACAAGATCCCCACTGACGGAACCATCGTGACCTACTGCCAGTCAGGCGTCCGGAACTCTGTCGCAGCCAGTGCCCTGCGCCGGGCCGGATACGACGTCGTCGAACTCGCCGGCAGCTACGCAGCCTGGATTGCTCAGCAGAACTCAGTCGCCACGGCCTGA
- a CDS encoding MFS transporter: MTRKMAANSVASIDAVLGLRQNLAQFMLLVAVNALVGGTLGQERTVLPLLASQTFNLDLYTSALTYILAFGLSKAATNYFAGTLSDRYGRKPVLVAGWLVAIPVPLMLIFGPSWGWIVAANLFLGVSQGLTWSTAVIMKMDLTGPKQRGLAMGLNEAAGYLGVAVTALATGYIASAYGLRPGPFLFGAAYIALGLGLSVLNVRETHHHARTEASQHVSAHSSAHAGLTTGQVFTLTSFKDRSLSAASQAGLVNNLNDGLAWGLFPVLFVSSGLNLNQIGILAAVYPAVWGAGQLFTGAASDRWGRKWFIVAGMIVQAAGLALVAASRSFGPWLIASVLLGLGTAMVYPALLAAIGDVANPTWRARSVGIYRLWRDGGFAVGALLSGLLADLYGIPSAIATVAALTAASGLVVAVRMRGKDHIIGVDTGP, from the coding sequence ATGACCAGAAAAATGGCGGCAAACAGTGTCGCTTCCATCGATGCTGTGCTGGGCCTTCGGCAAAACCTGGCACAGTTCATGCTTCTGGTGGCAGTCAACGCCTTGGTGGGCGGCACGCTGGGCCAGGAGCGCACCGTGCTGCCCCTGCTCGCTTCCCAGACATTCAACCTGGACCTGTACACCAGTGCTCTGACTTACATCCTCGCCTTCGGCCTGTCCAAGGCCGCGACGAATTACTTCGCGGGAACGCTCTCTGACAGGTACGGCCGCAAACCCGTCCTGGTCGCGGGCTGGCTTGTAGCAATCCCAGTCCCGCTCATGCTCATCTTCGGCCCGTCGTGGGGATGGATCGTTGCGGCAAACCTGTTCCTCGGTGTCAGCCAAGGCCTGACCTGGTCCACGGCCGTGATTATGAAGATGGACCTGACCGGCCCGAAACAGCGCGGCCTTGCCATGGGTCTGAACGAAGCGGCAGGCTACCTCGGAGTCGCCGTCACTGCCCTAGCGACCGGGTATATTGCCTCCGCGTACGGGCTCCGGCCAGGCCCGTTCCTCTTCGGAGCCGCCTACATTGCCCTCGGGTTAGGCCTGTCAGTTTTGAACGTGCGCGAGACACACCACCACGCCAGGACGGAAGCCTCCCAGCACGTCAGTGCACACAGCAGTGCCCATGCCGGCCTCACCACAGGCCAGGTTTTCACCCTCACCAGCTTCAAAGACCGCTCACTCTCCGCAGCCAGCCAGGCAGGACTGGTGAACAACCTCAACGACGGCCTCGCCTGGGGCCTGTTTCCTGTCTTATTCGTCAGCTCCGGGCTAAATCTGAACCAGATAGGGATCCTTGCCGCCGTTTATCCCGCGGTCTGGGGAGCCGGGCAGCTCTTCACCGGCGCCGCCTCAGACCGGTGGGGCCGCAAATGGTTCATTGTGGCCGGCATGATCGTCCAAGCCGCGGGACTCGCGCTGGTCGCCGCCTCCCGCAGTTTCGGGCCCTGGCTCATCGCCTCAGTCCTCCTCGGGCTCGGAACGGCCATGGTCTATCCCGCACTCCTTGCCGCCATCGGGGACGTAGCCAACCCCACGTGGCGGGCCCGTTCCGTCGGCATCTACCGGCTCTGGCGTGACGGCGGCTTCGCCGTAGGGGCACTCTTGTCAGGTCTTCTCGCTGACTTGTATGGGATTCCCTCAGCCATCGCCACCGTCGCTGCACTCACAGCCGCCTCCGGCCTGGTGGTCGCCGTTCGAATGCGCGGCAAAGACCACATAATCGGGGTGGACACTGGCCCTTAG
- a CDS encoding DedA family protein has translation MSQFVDSILNLSPVLAALLIFALVFAEDAFFLGFVIPGETAAILGGVLASHGRLPLWLVIVLVVVAAITGDTVGYEIGRFFGPGIMRLRMVARKEPQVAKAQELLRRRGGTAVFIGRFTAFFRAVMPALAGMARMPYLRFLTFNAAGGLIWGAGAVMLGFLAGNSYQSIARLAGQGTALAMAVIVLAGLLLWHARRRRSAKDVSAPKE, from the coding sequence GTGTCCCAGTTTGTCGACAGCATTCTGAACCTCAGCCCGGTGCTGGCGGCGCTGTTGATTTTCGCTCTGGTCTTCGCCGAGGACGCCTTTTTCCTGGGCTTCGTGATCCCGGGGGAAACAGCGGCCATTCTCGGCGGGGTCCTGGCAAGCCACGGGCGGCTTCCGCTGTGGCTGGTGATCGTTCTGGTCGTGGTCGCGGCCATCACCGGCGACACTGTCGGCTATGAGATAGGACGGTTCTTCGGACCTGGAATCATGCGCCTTCGTATGGTTGCACGCAAGGAGCCGCAGGTGGCCAAAGCCCAAGAGCTGCTGCGTCGAAGGGGCGGTACGGCCGTGTTCATCGGCCGCTTCACGGCGTTCTTCCGCGCCGTGATGCCCGCTCTGGCAGGGATGGCGCGCATGCCTTACCTGCGGTTCCTGACCTTCAATGCAGCTGGCGGGCTCATCTGGGGAGCCGGCGCGGTCATGCTGGGATTCCTCGCCGGTAACTCGTACCAGAGCATTGCCCGGCTGGCCGGGCAAGGAACCGCGCTGGCCATGGCGGTGATCGTTCTTGCCGGCCTTCTTCTATGGCACGCCCGCCGGCGCCGTTCCGCCAAGGACGTCTCCGCACCCAAAGAATAG
- a CDS encoding trypsin-like peptidase domain-containing protein, with translation MTHTPDSAGPRGPHPAQSGPGPDPWVYPGQGSIPWDDAAHADPSQFAPPVTNLRPPTPPAPGPTGRKWRCSTPVFAASLVIAALVGGTVAAGADALLDGPATAGVSTSPGTSRIVVNNTGTSDTVATAAQKATPSVVTLAVSSGTTRGIGSGIILDAKGDILTNAHVVTLDGATSTPVIQVRSSDNHVYAGTLVGADPLADLAVIRIQAPSLIPAVLADSSKINVGDTAVAIGTPLGLSGTVTKGIVAALNRTISAAPPPPAQTASGSTAKIPSQASGSNPSLEVIQTDAAINPGNSGGALVNARGEVIGVNVAIASPSAGTAGTQAGNVGIGFAIPIDNAKRIAQEIIASGTATHGQLGIKATTDAAAKGSVFSRGAAVTEVTSGSAAEKAGIRKDDVITGINNHPVQDTAELTAAVHEQPAGASVTVTLIRDSHEQSLTATLEPVQP, from the coding sequence ATGACACACACCCCAGATTCCGCTGGCCCCCGTGGGCCTCATCCGGCGCAGTCAGGCCCCGGCCCTGACCCGTGGGTGTACCCGGGTCAAGGTTCCATCCCGTGGGATGACGCGGCCCATGCCGATCCCTCCCAGTTCGCCCCACCGGTCACTAACCTCCGTCCACCGACGCCCCCGGCTCCCGGCCCGACCGGCAGGAAATGGCGCTGCAGCACCCCCGTCTTCGCCGCCTCACTGGTCATTGCCGCCCTCGTCGGTGGCACGGTCGCAGCCGGCGCCGACGCGCTGTTGGACGGCCCGGCAACGGCCGGGGTGTCCACCTCGCCGGGAACATCCCGGATAGTGGTGAACAACACCGGTACCAGCGATACCGTCGCCACGGCAGCACAGAAGGCCACACCGAGCGTCGTCACCCTCGCCGTCAGCTCAGGCACCACCCGCGGCATCGGGTCAGGGATCATCCTCGACGCCAAAGGAGACATCCTCACGAACGCACACGTGGTCACTCTTGACGGCGCCACAAGCACACCGGTCATTCAGGTACGCAGCAGCGACAACCACGTCTACGCCGGGACCCTGGTAGGCGCGGACCCGCTCGCGGATCTCGCCGTGATCCGCATCCAGGCCCCCTCCCTGATCCCGGCAGTCCTGGCAGACTCGTCAAAAATCAATGTCGGCGACACCGCCGTTGCGATCGGAACACCGCTGGGCCTGTCCGGGACGGTGACGAAAGGAATCGTCGCGGCCCTAAACAGGACCATCAGCGCGGCACCACCACCACCGGCGCAAACCGCCTCGGGAAGCACCGCAAAAATCCCCTCACAGGCGTCCGGCAGCAACCCCAGCCTGGAAGTGATCCAAACCGACGCGGCCATCAACCCGGGCAACTCCGGCGGAGCCCTGGTCAACGCCCGGGGCGAGGTCATCGGCGTAAACGTCGCCATCGCATCCCCCTCCGCCGGCACTGCCGGCACACAGGCAGGCAACGTCGGGATCGGCTTTGCCATCCCGATCGATAATGCCAAGAGAATCGCCCAGGAGATCATCGCATCCGGGACCGCAACCCATGGTCAGCTCGGCATCAAAGCCACCACGGACGCCGCGGCGAAGGGCTCCGTGTTCTCCCGTGGCGCCGCCGTCACCGAAGTCACCTCCGGATCAGCAGCAGAAAAAGCAGGCATCCGGAAAGACGACGTCATCACAGGAATCAACAACCACCCGGTCCAGGACACCGCCGAACTCACTGCAGCAGTGCACGAACAACCCGCCGGCGCGTCGGTGACCGTAACCCTCATCCGGGACAGCCACGAACAGAGCCTGACCGCCACGCTCGAGCCCGTACAGCCCTAA
- a CDS encoding PepSY domain-containing protein: MDNTSPKRKTLIGALAGLALVGGTAVVGLSAANASTTPSPPVTSPATGSTADGGKSDAGQQEPQLKGSITVPETAGEQSDAQESGNLTALATIDAKAAETAAAASLPGSTATASHLGDENGSLVYEVTVKDSTGAVHEVKIDAGNATVLATETADSQENGQKGAENTTETESNETPDTSTPGTK; the protein is encoded by the coding sequence ATGGACAACACCTCACCCAAACGCAAGACCCTCATCGGGGCACTTGCCGGGTTGGCACTCGTTGGCGGCACCGCGGTCGTCGGGCTTTCAGCGGCCAACGCCAGCACCACACCATCGCCTCCGGTCACGTCGCCGGCCACCGGCAGCACAGCCGATGGTGGGAAGTCCGATGCCGGCCAGCAGGAACCACAGCTCAAAGGCTCCATTACCGTCCCCGAAACGGCAGGGGAGCAATCCGACGCCCAAGAATCCGGGAACCTGACCGCACTGGCGACCATCGATGCCAAGGCCGCTGAAACGGCCGCTGCGGCTTCCCTGCCCGGTTCCACTGCCACGGCCTCCCACCTCGGTGACGAAAACGGATCCTTGGTGTACGAAGTGACGGTCAAAGACAGCACCGGTGCCGTGCACGAAGTGAAGATCGACGCCGGCAACGCCACCGTACTTGCCACCGAAACGGCCGACTCACAGGAGAACGGTCAGAAGGGTGCCGAAAACACTACCGAAACGGAGTCCAACGAAACACCGGACACCAGTACTCCGGGCACCAAGTAA
- the atpE gene encoding ATP synthase F0 subunit C: MKGSLNLVGYGLSAIGGGIGVGLVFAAYINGVARQPEAQKILQPIAFLGLALTEALAILGLVFAFVL, from the coding sequence ATGAAAGGCAGTCTCAACCTCGTCGGCTACGGCCTGTCCGCCATCGGCGGGGGCATCGGTGTCGGGCTCGTGTTCGCGGCCTATATCAACGGCGTGGCCCGCCAGCCGGAAGCACAAAAAATTCTTCAACCCATCGCATTCCTCGGACTTGCCCTGACAGAAGCACTTGCCATCCTCGGCCTCGTCTTTGCGTTCGTCCTCTGA
- a CDS encoding ABC transporter permease subunit, producing MPKSLILCGKELKDLTRSRALVSLIVFLAAVVMLSVLVAAADFRIKIDDYNNYVAALRSSGGTAGTAPPQLAALQMLRGGMEYLEIVGSLFAVILGYGLVAKERGNGTLQLIFSRPLGRYTFAGGKILAVGILWTAVAGALFAVITATLLLLANAPLQGDDYVRLGVAAAHTALYLTMWSLLAFTVAALTRTPASGLILALVIWLVVVLVIPQIGDTMDPDNQIPGGLFASLQVDKTHEQAIMANFSGYETARDLIEQTSMTKQFERPLFAWLGIKDQYNGQPFNLIWAGTFNNTLWLMTGFITALTGSFLAATRTKLLRKVT from the coding sequence ATGCCTAAGTCCCTGATTCTGTGCGGGAAGGAACTCAAAGACCTCACCCGCAGCCGCGCCCTGGTCTCTCTTATCGTGTTCCTCGCCGCCGTTGTTATGCTCTCGGTCCTGGTCGCAGCAGCGGATTTCCGGATCAAGATCGATGACTACAACAACTATGTGGCCGCGCTGCGCAGCAGCGGCGGGACGGCCGGGACCGCCCCGCCGCAGCTGGCGGCCCTGCAAATGCTCCGGGGCGGCATGGAATATCTGGAAATCGTCGGCAGCCTGTTCGCGGTGATCCTCGGGTACGGGCTCGTGGCGAAGGAAAGGGGCAACGGGACCCTGCAGTTGATCTTCAGCCGCCCGCTGGGCCGCTACACCTTCGCCGGAGGCAAGATCCTGGCCGTTGGCATCCTCTGGACAGCGGTGGCCGGGGCCTTGTTCGCTGTGATCACGGCAACTCTGCTGCTGCTGGCCAACGCGCCCCTGCAAGGCGATGACTACGTCAGACTTGGTGTTGCCGCGGCCCATACCGCCCTGTACCTGACCATGTGGTCGCTGCTGGCATTCACCGTCGCAGCATTAACACGGACCCCTGCCTCCGGCCTGATCCTGGCCCTGGTCATCTGGCTCGTCGTGGTGCTCGTGATCCCCCAGATCGGGGACACCATGGACCCTGACAACCAGATCCCCGGAGGCCTTTTCGCCAGCCTGCAGGTCGATAAGACCCACGAACAGGCCATCATGGCCAACTTCAGCGGATACGAAACAGCCCGGGACCTCATTGAGCAAACCTCCATGACCAAACAATTCGAACGCCCGCTCTTCGCCTGGCTCGGCATCAAAGACCAATACAACGGGCAACCCTTCAACCTAATCTGGGCCGGGACGTTCAACAACACCCTCTGGCTCATGACCGGCTTCATCACCGCACTGACAGGATCCTTCCTCGCAGCCACCCGCACCAAACTACTCAGAAAGGTCACCTGA
- a CDS encoding ABC transporter permease subunit, with product MTLRQEITAISRERLPRGVLAVFLGMTAASAFIGSSAKTTVSDVYREVAAQGLTTAHNPFDGLPALYYARNNVIYIIVIGALLAIITGVQSTTRDRRARTADLVLSRNISPATYLGAKLTGLAALFALLLAAAAILTFTGIAIVTGAPPTWDESLRLAGLYALAWLFLMPFLVLGMLSGLHTSSTTTALLAPIVLWSIVIFILPLAGTAALPVSLLNPVPAPAATPMGFFAVTSGFTGPLSVGEQFKHAAAIILQDQAVSGSVAAPVLILGAVLAVVCVVLLATNRQRIRSELHA from the coding sequence GTGACTCTCCGACAGGAAATCACCGCGATCTCCCGTGAGCGGCTGCCCCGCGGTGTCCTGGCGGTGTTTCTGGGCATGACCGCGGCGTCGGCGTTCATCGGCTCAAGCGCCAAGACCACCGTCAGCGACGTCTACCGCGAAGTCGCCGCCCAGGGTCTGACAACGGCGCACAACCCCTTCGACGGGCTGCCGGCCCTCTACTACGCACGAAACAACGTCATCTACATCATTGTGATCGGGGCGCTGCTGGCCATCATCACCGGCGTTCAGTCCACCACCCGGGACCGGCGTGCCCGCACCGCCGATCTGGTCCTGTCACGCAACATCAGCCCGGCCACCTACCTGGGGGCCAAACTCACCGGTCTCGCGGCGTTGTTCGCCCTCCTGTTGGCGGCAGCTGCCATCCTCACCTTCACCGGGATCGCCATCGTCACAGGCGCCCCGCCGACCTGGGATGAATCCCTTCGGCTTGCGGGCCTCTACGCCCTGGCGTGGCTGTTCCTGATGCCCTTCCTTGTACTGGGAATGCTCAGCGGCCTTCACACATCATCGACCACCACGGCGCTGCTGGCCCCCATTGTCCTGTGGAGCATCGTGATCTTCATCCTGCCTCTGGCCGGGACCGCAGCGTTGCCGGTGTCTTTGTTGAACCCAGTCCCGGCCCCGGCTGCTACCCCGATGGGTTTCTTCGCGGTCACCAGCGGCTTCACCGGCCCTCTGTCCGTGGGTGAGCAGTTCAAGCACGCCGCCGCGATCATTCTCCAGGATCAGGCCGTGTCCGGCTCCGTGGCGGCTCCGGTGCTGATCCTCGGAGCCGTCCTCGCCGTGGTGTGTGTGGTGCTGTTGGCCACGAACCGGCAACGGATCAGGAGCGAACTTCATGCCTAA